The Anaerolineae bacterium genome has a segment encoding these proteins:
- a CDS encoding class I SAM-dependent methyltransferase, with product MLFIRTARVYWRILRNVGSVMRLGRQADKIFRYYALKVFDDAGLFEYLKEPRTYGQILAEFGFADIDYTREWLEILSTDKENMLIHEDGLFRRNPAVEMPDINAIMARTSGTVKGFSHMAEGMTVNILPRMRQEPVILLESFEKDGRQFLTKLDKTLGQRLYQSMRKAVFDFLTADDLRWLHSGGRLLEVGCGSGRETAEIWLRLGGKVRIVGVDPVPGIIELAQQSFPGYLKEIDPHHPPVTDENRPEFLEASATRLPFEDNSFESAMTFWMLHWTPDPRQAISELVRVVKPGGLIFGAQAFKPEANPYFDLVFRTNENCHGMFWREDFRRWFAEHGLAVELASPVGTYRVRKPK from the coding sequence ATGTTGTTCATCAGAACGGCGCGGGTATACTGGCGCATCCTGAGGAATGTCGGGTCAGTGATGCGGCTCGGACGGCAGGCCGACAAGATATTTCGTTATTATGCCCTGAAAGTTTTTGATGATGCAGGCCTGTTTGAGTACCTGAAAGAACCGCGCACTTACGGTCAGATTCTGGCGGAATTTGGCTTCGCCGACATCGACTATACCCGCGAGTGGCTGGAAATCCTTTCCACCGACAAAGAGAACATGCTGATTCATGAGGATGGTCTCTTCCGCCGCAACCCGGCAGTGGAAATGCCGGACATCAACGCCATCATGGCCCGCACATCGGGCACGGTCAAAGGCTTTTCTCACATGGCCGAGGGCATGACGGTGAACATCCTGCCCCGCATGCGCCAGGAGCCGGTCATCCTGCTGGAAAGCTTTGAAAAAGATGGCCGCCAGTTCCTGACCAAACTGGATAAGACCCTGGGCCAGCGGCTGTACCAGTCCATGCGTAAGGCCGTCTTTGATTTCCTGACGGCGGACGATCTGCGCTGGCTGCATAGCGGCGGCAGGCTGCTGGAGGTGGGCTGTGGCAGCGGGCGGGAAACCGCCGAAATCTGGCTGCGGCTGGGCGGCAAGGTGCGCATCGTCGGCGTCGATCCTGTCCCCGGCATTATCGAGCTGGCCCAGCAGAGCTTCCCCGGCTACCTGAAGGAGATCGATCCACATCACCCACCGGTCACCGACGAAAACCGCCCGGAATTCCTGGAGGCCAGCGCCACGCGCCTGCCCTTTGAGGACAACAGTTTTGAGTCGGCCATGACTTTCTGGATGTTGCACTGGACCCCCGATCCGCGCCAGGCCATCAGCGAGCTGGTGCGGGTGGTCAAGCCGGGCGGCCTGATCTTCGGAGCGCAGGCCTTCAAGCCGGAGGCTAACCCGTACTTTGACCTGGTCTTCCGTACGAACGAAAACTGCCACGGCATGTTCTGGCGGGAGGATTTCCGGCGGTGGTTTGCGGAACACGGCCTGGCGGTGGAACTGGCCTCGCCAGTGGGAACCTACCGCGTCCGCAAGCCCAAGTGA
- a CDS encoding response regulator: MSKRILIVEDEQTNLLVVTQILELILDQHDLLFARDGHEAITMTYQHQPDIILMDLSLPKLSGWEVVRSLKKDSRFRNTPILALTAHAMVGDRERALEAGCDDYFTKPIDIDRFVSFLKPYLQDDH; the protein is encoded by the coding sequence ATGTCCAAGCGCATCCTGATCGTCGAAGATGAACAGACCAACCTGCTGGTAGTGACCCAGATTCTGGAGCTGATTCTGGATCAGCACGACCTGCTCTTTGCCCGCGATGGGCACGAAGCCATCACCATGACTTACCAGCACCAGCCCGACATCATCCTGATGGATCTCTCCCTGCCCAAACTGAGCGGCTGGGAGGTCGTCCGCTCGCTCAAGAAGGACAGCCGGTTCCGGAATACGCCCATCCTGGCCCTGACCGCCCATGCCATGGTCGGGGATCGGGAGCGCGCCCTGGAGGCCGGCTGTGACGACTATTTCACCAAGCCGATTGACATCGACCGGTTTGTTTCGTTCCTGAAACCCTATCTACAGGACGATCATTGA